TCGGACCTGACTTCGCGTTGATCGAGTTCACCGGGCGCCGCAGCGGGCGAACCTACACGACGCCCATCAACGCCTTTGCCGAAGGCGACGGGTACCTGGTCATCAGCCGCGCCGACCGGATCTGGTGGCGCAACCTGCGGGATGGCGCCAGCGCAATGCTCAGGCACAAGGGCGTCGAGCAGTCGGTGAAGGCCGAGGTCATTGACAGCCCGGGCGAGGTCGAGCATCAACTCAAGCGTCACTTGGCCGCCAGGCCAGCGCACGCCCGCTACTTTGGGCTCGCGACGGATGCTAGCGGACAGCTCGACCCGGCCCGGCTGGCCCAGGCCAGTCGGGGGCGAGTCTTCATCCGCTTGAGCA
This genomic interval from Anaerolineales bacterium contains the following:
- a CDS encoding nitroreductase/quinone reductase family protein; translated protein: MGQNLGNRIVTAIVRSPLHPILGPDFALIEFTGRRSGRTYTTPINAFAEGDGYLVISRADRIWWRNLRDGASAMLRHKGVEQSVKAEVIDSPGEVEHQLKRHLAARPAHARYFGLATDASGQLDPARLAQASRGRVFIRLS